The proteins below come from a single Natrinema sp. SYSU A 869 genomic window:
- a CDS encoding Rid family detoxifying hydrolase, producing the protein MKRIIETDDAPAAVGAYSQATSNGSLVFTAGQIPMTADGELLDDESIENQTEQALYNLDAVLDEADASYGDVLKVTVFLENIDDFEAMNEAYADYFDDQPPARSAVEVAALPKGVGIEIEAVASVEDE; encoded by the coding sequence ATGAAACGGATCATTGAAACTGACGACGCACCCGCTGCGGTCGGTGCCTACAGTCAGGCGACCAGCAACGGCTCGCTGGTGTTCACCGCCGGTCAGATCCCCATGACCGCTGACGGCGAACTGCTCGACGACGAGTCCATCGAGAATCAGACGGAGCAGGCCCTCTACAACCTCGACGCCGTCCTCGACGAAGCGGACGCGAGCTACGGGGACGTCCTCAAGGTGACCGTCTTCCTCGAGAACATCGACGACTTCGAGGCGATGAACGAGGCCTACGCCGACTACTTCGACGATCAGCCGCCGGCCCGTAGCGCCGTCGAGGTCGCCGCGCTTCCGAAGGGCGTTGGCATCGAAATCGAAGCCGTTGCATCCGTCGAAGACGAGTGA
- a CDS encoding gluconate 2-dehydrogenase subunit 3 family protein, with protein MELTRRDAVAALAALGVGGGTLSGCAAPTGSAPDGSDDDPSADIDTERIRETLVAVAEVVYPSEVTGTATFVETFLKGRLEDQSHAANVDATVTTLNERADDWFGDSFPALSPDDRDRCLREIGTDTAAEDPEGRPAERMRYYVVNELLLALYTSPTGGELAGIENPIGHSGGLESYQRGSGA; from the coding sequence ATGGAGCTGACCAGGCGAGACGCGGTCGCCGCATTGGCCGCGCTCGGCGTCGGTGGCGGGACGCTGTCGGGCTGTGCGGCCCCGACCGGATCCGCCCCCGACGGGAGCGATGACGATCCGTCGGCCGATATCGACACCGAACGGATTCGTGAGACGCTGGTCGCAGTCGCCGAGGTCGTTTACCCCAGCGAGGTCACCGGCACGGCGACGTTCGTCGAGACCTTCCTCAAGGGGCGACTCGAGGATCAGTCCCACGCAGCGAACGTCGACGCCACGGTCACGACACTGAACGAGCGCGCCGACGACTGGTTCGGCGATTCCTTCCCGGCGCTCTCGCCGGACGATCGGGATCGGTGCCTGCGGGAGATCGGCACGGATACCGCGGCGGAAGATCCCGAGGGGCGGCCCGCCGAACGGATGCGCTACTACGTCGTTAATGAGTTGTTGTTGGCACTGTACACCTCGCCGACAGGCGGCGAGTTAGCCGGCATCGAGAACCCGATCGGCCACTCGGGCGGGCTCGAGAGCTACCAGCGGGGGTCCGGCGCGTGA
- a CDS encoding pentapeptide repeat-containing protein, with product MTEKRCGTVTSSSGVDDAGAVCCWRPTWRDTDRCIWHTETAVPAAAYEQEQPEPDERLDGANFQGATLSGKSFLAGRSLVEADFTDAVLDGADLSGTDLRRATFRDVDAHGTSFRNANLHDAVFVFVDLRGADFRDARLYRAGLTDVRLNLETAFGERSVYEDEIPQASSDDQLAERADSAQWVYRELQRLYDENAFPERVHTYYLREMNFRRRQAWRLGNYLQAMKLAGSRWVMQYGTSPWRVVATSLLLILVCAVLYPLTGGIREVGTNSAVTYQIENPADAPSRVLVQAFLKSLYFSVITFATLGYGDIQPVGGWARAVAGIETLLGSLLMALLVFVLTRSVHY from the coding sequence ATGACCGAGAAACGGTGCGGTACCGTCACGAGCAGTAGTGGAGTCGACGACGCCGGAGCGGTCTGTTGCTGGCGGCCCACATGGCGGGACACCGACCGCTGCATCTGGCACACCGAGACCGCCGTTCCGGCGGCGGCGTACGAACAGGAGCAGCCGGAGCCGGACGAACGGCTCGACGGGGCGAACTTTCAGGGAGCGACATTGAGCGGAAAGTCGTTCCTCGCGGGGCGATCGCTCGTCGAGGCGGACTTCACGGATGCGGTCCTCGACGGTGCTGATCTCTCGGGGACGGATCTTCGCCGGGCCACGTTTCGGGACGTTGACGCCCACGGAACGTCGTTCCGGAACGCGAACCTTCACGATGCGGTATTCGTCTTCGTCGATCTCCGCGGTGCGGACTTTCGGGACGCGAGACTCTATCGTGCGGGCCTGACCGACGTTCGACTCAATCTCGAGACGGCGTTCGGCGAGCGGTCGGTGTACGAAGACGAGATCCCCCAAGCGTCGTCAGACGACCAACTCGCGGAACGAGCCGACTCCGCACAGTGGGTCTACCGGGAGCTACAGCGGCTCTATGACGAGAACGCGTTCCCGGAGCGAGTCCACACCTACTACCTTCGCGAGATGAACTTCCGCCGGCGACAGGCCTGGCGACTCGGAAACTACCTGCAGGCGATGAAGCTCGCCGGCTCGCGCTGGGTCATGCAGTACGGGACGAGCCCGTGGCGGGTCGTGGCGACCTCGCTGCTCCTAATCCTCGTCTGTGCGGTGCTGTATCCGCTGACAGGCGGCATCCGCGAGGTCGGTACCAACAGTGCGGTCACGTACCAGATCGAAAATCCCGCCGACGCGCCCAGTCGCGTCCTCGTTCAGGCGTTCCTCAAGAGCCTCTACTTCAGCGTCATCACCTTCGCCACGCTGGGATACGGTGACATCCAGCCGGTCGGAGGATGGGCCCGCGCTGTCGCTGGTATCGAAACCCTGCTCGGATCGCTCTTGATGGCGCTGCTGGTCTTCGTCCTGACGAGAAGCGTCCACTACTAG
- a CDS encoding glycosyltransferase family 39 protein translates to MIHDLIRRVRSGDALSERPRRVHLAALAVVCLAGLAVAILATELFPYHSSNDDEGVYLLQAAMLLEGQLTLRAGELADAFQPWFFVQDGGRLYSKYSPVIPAMYAVSMALFGEPRVTLVAVAVGNAALVFVLGSMVFDRQVGVVAAAVFAAAPMTLLTSSVFLPYAPTTLLNLLFAVWYLRGVRGGRLRDAVLAGAAIGLAFFARPYTAILFAAPFICHAGWSVLQSVRGRWWERGLRPLPGPVRRNGLTAAAGFAFVGLALAYNARVTGSPLTFPYAAFAPLDGPGFGHRELLDHSLEYTPAVALEANGAALWYFATRWFTAGPLGTVAALGGLAVALWRWLPVPESGGTGNWKSDRTAGLLLAGLFISVTLGNVAFWGNYNVHEGIADPTTGLLSKFGPFYHFDLLVPLSIFASFGVVVGVRRCRDAAVRSRIATVASPRTARAIVLVALLVSVLVAGAANAALLSAPVERNAVHTERFESAYEPVEEHDLENALVFMPTPYGQWQNHPFQALRNDGGLDGEVVYALEGAPARDFAVLDAYPNRSYYRYSYRGEWTATPDDEIVAQLEPLSVRSGERLEGTTTVGIASRVDRVRVRLENNGEVAGYTVANPDSELSVGWALERDASTGSDTEANATDDRGIGHLNRSPNETVSFDGADEVVLTITQVQPEGATYTYRQAVTVRATEDGVEAIRPPERTGCRLVTDCGTEGTYLPDRPETHSRWETFETRLEERESAS, encoded by the coding sequence GTGATCCACGATCTGATTCGCCGGGTTCGGTCGGGGGACGCCCTCAGCGAGCGGCCACGCCGCGTTCACCTGGCCGCACTCGCCGTCGTCTGTCTCGCCGGCCTCGCAGTAGCGATCCTCGCGACCGAGCTCTTTCCCTATCACTCGAGCAATGACGACGAGGGAGTCTATCTCCTGCAGGCCGCCATGCTGCTCGAGGGACAGCTCACGCTTCGGGCCGGCGAACTCGCCGACGCGTTTCAGCCGTGGTTTTTCGTTCAGGACGGCGGCCGACTCTACTCGAAGTACTCGCCGGTTATCCCCGCGATGTACGCCGTCTCGATGGCGCTGTTCGGCGAGCCGCGGGTGACGCTCGTCGCCGTTGCGGTGGGCAACGCTGCACTGGTCTTCGTCCTCGGCTCGATGGTGTTCGACCGGCAGGTCGGCGTCGTCGCCGCGGCTGTCTTCGCCGCCGCCCCCATGACGTTACTGACGTCATCGGTGTTTCTCCCGTATGCACCGACGACGCTACTGAATCTCCTCTTTGCGGTGTGGTACCTCCGCGGCGTCCGTGGGGGGCGACTCCGCGACGCCGTCTTGGCCGGTGCGGCGATCGGACTGGCCTTCTTCGCTCGGCCGTACACCGCCATCCTGTTCGCCGCACCCTTCATCTGTCACGCGGGCTGGTCGGTATTGCAATCGGTTCGGGGCCGCTGGTGGGAGCGGGGACTCAGACCGCTTCCGGGACCAGTCCGGCGAAACGGTCTCACCGCCGCAGCCGGATTCGCATTCGTCGGGCTGGCACTCGCGTACAACGCTCGCGTCACGGGATCACCGCTTACCTTTCCGTACGCTGCGTTCGCCCCGCTCGACGGGCCCGGGTTCGGCCACCGCGAACTCCTCGACCACTCGCTCGAGTACACGCCGGCAGTCGCCCTCGAGGCGAACGGGGCTGCCCTCTGGTACTTCGCTACGCGCTGGTTCACAGCCGGACCGCTCGGAACGGTCGCCGCACTTGGGGGGCTGGCCGTCGCGCTGTGGCGGTGGCTCCCCGTTCCAGAATCCGGCGGAACGGGCAACTGGAAGAGCGACCGAACCGCGGGCCTGCTGCTGGCCGGGCTCTTCATCTCCGTCACGCTCGGGAATGTCGCGTTCTGGGGCAACTACAACGTCCACGAGGGGATCGCCGATCCGACCACCGGACTCCTCTCGAAGTTCGGGCCGTTCTATCACTTCGACCTCCTCGTCCCCCTGTCGATCTTCGCGTCGTTCGGCGTCGTCGTCGGCGTTCGGCGGTGTCGCGACGCCGCGGTCCGAAGCCGAATCGCGACCGTCGCCTCGCCGCGGACGGCTCGAGCCATCGTCCTCGTCGCCCTGCTCGTGAGCGTTCTCGTCGCCGGCGCGGCGAATGCCGCCCTCCTCTCGGCCCCAGTCGAACGAAATGCCGTCCACACCGAGCGCTTCGAATCCGCCTACGAGCCCGTCGAGGAGCACGACCTCGAGAACGCGCTGGTCTTCATGCCGACACCCTACGGCCAGTGGCAGAATCACCCCTTCCAAGCGCTCCGGAACGACGGCGGCCTCGACGGGGAGGTCGTCTACGCACTCGAGGGGGCACCAGCCCGCGATTTCGCCGTCCTCGATGCCTATCCGAACCGGAGCTACTACCGCTACAGCTACCGCGGTGAGTGGACGGCAACGCCTGATGACGAGATCGTCGCCCAACTCGAACCGCTCTCGGTCCGGTCGGGCGAGCGACTCGAGGGGACCACCACCGTCGGGATCGCCAGCCGTGTCGATCGGGTGCGGGTCCGCCTCGAGAACAACGGCGAGGTCGCCGGCTACACCGTTGCCAACCCCGATAGCGAACTGTCCGTCGGGTGGGCCCTCGAGCGCGATGCATCGACCGGAAGCGATACAGAAGCGAACGCCACCGACGACCGCGGGATCGGTCACCTGAACCGATCACCGAACGAGACAGTGTCGTTCGACGGGGCCGACGAGGTCGTGCTGACGATCACGCAGGTCCAGCCGGAGGGCGCAACGTACACCTACCGACAGGCGGTGACCGTCCGTGCGACCGAGGACGGCGTCGAGGCGATCCGGCCGCCCGAACGGACGGGCTGTCGGCTCGTCACCGACTGCGGCACCGAGGGAACCTACCTCCCCGACCGGCCGGAGACCCACAGCCGGTGGGAGACATTCGAGACACGACTCGAGGAACGGGAGTCGGCGTCGTAG
- a CDS encoding iron ABC transporter permease, producing the protein MRSLLSRRRETTDGPPLGLLLLSGAIAVGVLFPLTYLVFEATTVDTARLWKMLARPQTASIVTNSLLLMTGVTVLSTLIGVPLAWLTVQTDLPFRRFWAVVAALPLVVPSYIGAFAFVSAFGPQGEFQSILEPLGIQQLPEIYGLPGATLVITLYTYPYVYLTVRAALLSFDTTLLDAARTLNHDTWTAFRRVTLPQVRPAIVAGGLLAALYAVSDFGTPAIMQLPVFTQQIFLEYRSYGRDYAAFLSLQLLAIVLVVLVLEWWARPDRTVQGDGSEGSSEPVVELGKWRWPATLLPAGVTGIALLVPLWILGLWLVTADPDARPSLAFELEYAVNSVIVAGAAAFVAVLVALPVAYVAARYDSPLSTLFERSTYVGFAVPGIVLGLALVSFATTYEGIRRTYDLTTLPALYQTIPLLVFAYVIRFMPQAVGSIRTTTLQVDSKLVEAAHTLGETPLRTFRKVTLPLIAPGVTAGAALVFLTTMKELPATLLLRPTGFETLVTIIWKAQGEAFFQYAVIPALLLLAVSGLSLLVLLTQGGREGI; encoded by the coding sequence ATGAGATCACTCCTCTCACGACGACGCGAGACGACCGATGGACCGCCACTCGGACTATTGCTCCTGTCCGGTGCCATCGCCGTGGGCGTATTATTCCCGCTCACATATCTCGTATTCGAGGCGACGACCGTCGACACAGCCCGGCTCTGGAAGATGCTCGCCCGCCCGCAAACCGCGTCGATCGTCACGAACAGCCTCCTGCTCATGACCGGCGTCACAGTGCTGTCGACGCTGATCGGCGTTCCGCTGGCATGGCTCACCGTCCAGACGGACCTGCCCTTCCGCCGGTTCTGGGCCGTCGTCGCCGCCCTCCCGCTGGTCGTCCCGAGCTACATCGGCGCGTTCGCCTTCGTCTCGGCGTTCGGCCCGCAAGGCGAGTTCCAATCGATTCTCGAGCCACTGGGCATCCAGCAGTTGCCCGAAATCTACGGGCTTCCGGGCGCGACGCTCGTCATCACACTCTACACCTATCCGTACGTCTACCTGACGGTGCGAGCCGCTCTGCTCTCGTTCGACACAACACTCCTCGACGCCGCTCGGACCCTAAACCACGATACGTGGACGGCCTTCCGCCGCGTAACGCTCCCGCAGGTCCGCCCCGCCATCGTCGCCGGTGGCCTGCTCGCAGCACTGTACGCCGTCTCCGATTTCGGGACGCCGGCGATCATGCAACTGCCCGTCTTCACGCAACAGATCTTCCTCGAATACCGCTCCTATGGCCGGGACTATGCGGCCTTCCTCTCGCTCCAGTTGCTCGCCATCGTGCTCGTCGTCCTCGTCCTCGAGTGGTGGGCCCGTCCCGACCGGACGGTTCAGGGCGACGGCTCCGAGGGCTCGAGCGAACCCGTCGTCGAACTCGGCAAGTGGCGTTGGCCGGCGACGCTACTGCCCGCGGGCGTCACCGGCATCGCGCTGTTGGTTCCGCTATGGATCCTCGGGCTCTGGCTCGTGACCGCCGATCCGGACGCGCGGCCGTCACTGGCCTTCGAACTCGAGTACGCGGTCAACTCCGTGATTGTGGCCGGTGCGGCCGCGTTCGTGGCCGTGCTCGTCGCCTTGCCGGTCGCGTACGTCGCGGCCAGATACGACTCGCCGCTGTCGACGCTCTTTGAGCGGTCGACCTACGTCGGCTTCGCGGTACCGGGAATCGTTCTCGGGCTCGCACTCGTCTCGTTCGCCACGACCTACGAGGGCATCCGCCGGACGTACGACCTGACCACCCTGCCAGCGCTCTACCAGACGATCCCGCTGCTAGTGTTCGCCTACGTGATCCGATTCATGCCCCAAGCGGTCGGCTCGATCCGGACCACGACGCTCCAGGTCGATTCGAAACTCGTCGAGGCCGCACACACGCTGGGTGAGACGCCGCTTCGCACGTTCAGAAAGGTGACCTTACCGCTCATCGCACCGGGCGTGACCGCCGGGGCGGCGCTGGTCTTCCTGACGACGATGAAGGAACTTCCGGCGACCCTCCTCTTGCGGCCGACCGGCTTCGAAACCCTCGTCACCATCATCTGGAAGGCACAGGGCGAGGCCTTCTTCCAGTACGCCGTCATCCCCGCCCTGCTGTTGCTCGCCGTCTCCGGCCTCTCGCTGCTCGTCCTCCTCACCCAGGGCGGTCGTGAGGGGATCTGA
- a CDS encoding GMC family oxidoreductase, whose product MSGSRPPAESAAPVTDEDADRTPVEDADVCVIGAGPAGGIVADRLAEAGREVVILEAGPRFDSVDRLARQERAIRPAYGRQDVWDGDPERDAFSTSGDQHYPLNRARVKGVGGSTLHWQGMVMRLHEADFNSRSVRGVGTDWPIDYADLQPYYAQAERELGIAGAADNPFAPPREEPHPMPAFPPSYSDRLFAEACDELEIAMHSVPNARNSEGYDDRSACVGYGTCQPVCPSGAKYDATVHVERAEREGATVIDYAPVQRLEHDADSISAAVYATPDDERHRQAADDFVVACGGVETPRLLLLSESNQYPNGLANSSGLVGRYFMEHCFAGTFGVLDEPTRQNHVGFLTSESHQFYDDADEEYAPFKLEFFNFAGPSPVGMALTGDDWGDALLERIQDGYGNHIAMGALVEQLPREDSYVGLDPKRTDDHGNPVPDVHWTVGDRARRTMERANEIQRDVFEELDAEIEWQDGPENTVPTNHHMGTTRMGNDPAESVVDPTLRTHDLENCWIASSSVFPTAGAMNPTLTIAALALKAADHILESA is encoded by the coding sequence GTGAGCGGCAGTCGACCGCCCGCCGAGTCGGCGGCGCCCGTCACCGACGAGGACGCGGATCGCACGCCGGTCGAGGACGCCGACGTCTGCGTGATCGGCGCGGGTCCAGCCGGCGGGATCGTCGCAGATCGACTCGCCGAGGCTGGCCGCGAGGTCGTGATCCTCGAGGCCGGGCCGCGGTTCGATTCGGTCGACAGGCTCGCCAGACAGGAGCGGGCGATCAGACCAGCGTACGGTCGTCAGGACGTCTGGGACGGCGATCCCGAGCGCGATGCGTTCTCGACATCGGGTGACCAGCACTACCCGCTGAACCGCGCTCGAGTCAAGGGCGTCGGCGGGTCGACGCTCCACTGGCAGGGGATGGTAATGCGCCTCCACGAGGCCGATTTCAACTCCCGGAGCGTCCGCGGGGTCGGGACGGACTGGCCGATCGACTATGCGGACCTCCAACCGTACTACGCTCAGGCCGAGCGGGAACTAGGGATCGCCGGTGCCGCCGACAACCCCTTCGCGCCGCCTCGCGAAGAGCCGCATCCGATGCCGGCGTTTCCGCCCTCCTACAGCGATAGACTGTTCGCCGAGGCCTGCGACGAACTCGAGATCGCGATGCACTCCGTGCCCAACGCGCGAAACTCCGAGGGCTATGACGACCGCAGCGCCTGCGTCGGCTACGGAACCTGCCAACCCGTCTGTCCATCCGGCGCGAAGTACGATGCGACCGTCCACGTTGAGCGTGCCGAACGCGAGGGCGCGACCGTGATCGATTATGCGCCTGTCCAGCGCCTCGAGCACGACGCTGATTCGATTTCGGCGGCCGTCTACGCGACACCTGACGACGAGCGCCATCGGCAGGCGGCCGACGACTTCGTCGTCGCCTGTGGCGGCGTCGAGACGCCCCGCCTCCTGTTGCTCTCCGAATCGAATCAGTACCCCAACGGCCTGGCTAATTCGAGCGGCCTCGTCGGCCGATACTTCATGGAGCACTGCTTTGCGGGCACATTCGGCGTCCTCGACGAGCCGACCCGGCAGAACCACGTCGGCTTCCTGACCAGCGAGTCCCACCAGTTCTACGACGATGCCGACGAGGAGTACGCCCCCTTCAAACTCGAGTTCTTCAACTTCGCCGGGCCCTCGCCGGTCGGCATGGCGCTGACCGGCGACGACTGGGGTGATGCCCTGCTCGAGCGAATCCAAGACGGCTACGGCAATCACATCGCCATGGGCGCGCTGGTCGAACAGCTCCCCCGCGAGGACAGCTACGTCGGCCTCGATCCCAAGCGGACCGACGATCACGGCAACCCCGTCCCCGATGTCCACTGGACCGTCGGCGATCGAGCACGCCGGACGATGGAACGGGCAAACGAGATCCAGCGGGACGTCTTCGAGGAGCTGGATGCCGAGATCGAGTGGCAGGACGGTCCCGAAAACACCGTTCCGACCAACCACCACATGGGAACGACCCGAATGGGGAACGATCCCGCCGAGAGCGTCGTCGATCCCACGCTGCGAACGCACGACCTCGAAAACTGCTGGATCGCCTCGAGTAGCGTCTTCCCGACCGCCGGGGCGATGAACCCGACGCTGACGATCGCGGCGCTCGCGCTGAAGGCCGCGGATCACATCCTCGAGTCCGCGTAA
- a CDS encoding SOS response-associated peptidase, which translates to MCGRYTLVVEQDDLEARFDARFRDAEFTPRYNMAPGQELPVITNEEPEAFQHLEWGLVPSWADDDSGGLINARAESVDEKPSFKAAYEQQWCSREPSERALDTPSAGRCLVPTDGFYEWVETDDGKRPYRVGFEDNRVFAMAGLWERWEPETTQTGLDAFGGGVDDESENGPLETFTIITTEPNDLVANLHHRMAVILEPDAEQRWLSGDAGREVLEPRPTDGMRAYPVSTAVNDPATDEPSLVEPVEGV; encoded by the coding sequence ATGTGCGGTCGCTACACGCTCGTTGTCGAGCAGGACGACCTCGAGGCGCGGTTCGATGCCCGGTTTCGGGACGCGGAGTTCACCCCTCGGTACAACATGGCTCCGGGACAGGAACTCCCGGTGATCACGAACGAGGAGCCGGAGGCGTTCCAGCACCTTGAGTGGGGGCTGGTGCCGTCGTGGGCGGACGACGACAGCGGCGGGCTGATCAACGCCCGAGCGGAATCCGTCGACGAGAAGCCGAGTTTCAAAGCGGCTTACGAGCAGCAGTGGTGTTCTCGCGAGCCGAGCGAACGAGCGCTCGACACGCCTTCGGCGGGTCGGTGTCTGGTTCCTACGGACGGCTTCTACGAGTGGGTCGAAACGGACGACGGGAAACGGCCCTATCGAGTGGGGTTCGAGGACAACCGGGTGTTTGCGATGGCCGGCCTCTGGGAGCGCTGGGAACCTGAAACGACCCAGACCGGGCTCGACGCATTCGGTGGCGGCGTCGACGACGAGAGCGAAAACGGCCCGCTCGAGACGTTTACAATCATCACGACCGAACCGAACGACCTCGTGGCGAACTTGCACCATCGAATGGCCGTAATCCTCGAACCTGACGCCGAGCAGCGGTGGCTATCGGGCGATGCCGGTCGGGAAGTCCTCGAGCCGCGGCCGACCGATGGAATGCGGGCCTATCCGGTTTCGACGGCGGTGAACGATCCGGCGACTGACGAGCCGTCGCTGGTCGAACCGGTTGAGGGTGTGTGA
- a CDS encoding dolichyl-phosphate hexose transferase, with protein sequence MSSGEQTETTGGSNESGERYTFDDVSVVMGTYNEAEAIGTVLSDIEDVTDGKAEVVCVDGSSDRTPEIAREHGATVIEQRPQGYGVAVRAAILGPDRPIVVTTDCDDTYPMEQLPEFLALINQGHDVVSGDRLYHGADAMPAFNRFGNHAFAAIASLLMGTRVHDTTTGMRAYRRDVVESIEWTENTGLSAELLIRPLMRGYDVREHPIEYRERAGQTKLDPLKGGLEIARSIVKVSLEERLRELPHRPTQ encoded by the coding sequence ATGAGTAGCGGAGAGCAGACCGAGACGACAGGGGGGAGCAACGAATCCGGCGAACGGTACACCTTCGACGATGTCAGCGTCGTCATGGGGACCTACAACGAAGCGGAAGCGATCGGCACAGTGCTCTCGGACATCGAGGACGTCACCGATGGGAAGGCGGAGGTCGTCTGCGTTGACGGCTCCTCGGATCGCACGCCCGAAATCGCACGCGAGCACGGCGCGACGGTCATCGAACAGCGACCGCAAGGGTACGGCGTCGCCGTCCGCGCGGCGATTTTAGGGCCCGATCGGCCGATCGTCGTGACGACTGACTGTGACGATACCTACCCGATGGAACAACTGCCGGAGTTCCTCGCCCTGATCAATCAGGGCCACGACGTCGTCAGCGGCGATCGACTCTACCACGGTGCCGACGCGATGCCGGCGTTCAACCGCTTCGGGAATCACGCGTTCGCGGCGATCGCGAGTCTGCTGATGGGCACCCGCGTCCACGACACGACTACCGGAATGCGGGCCTATCGCCGCGATGTCGTCGAATCGATCGAGTGGACCGAGAACACCGGCCTCTCGGCCGAACTCCTGATCCGCCCGCTGATGCGGGGCTACGACGTTCGCGAACACCCGATCGAGTACCGTGAGCGCGCCGGGCAGACGAAACTCGATCCGCTGAAAGGCGGTCTCGAAATCGCGCGATCGATCGTCAAAGTCTCCCTTGAGGAGCGGCTCCGAGAGCTGCCACACCGGCCGACGCAGTAG
- a CDS encoding cytochrome d ubiquinol oxidase subunit II, whose protein sequence is MTEPVSLPLAALARSLPVDLPTLWVAIVFAFLGTFLFLDGFDFGAGALFATRADEAERERILAAIGPFWDGNEVWLVVFGGGLFAAFPPIYATLFSRHYLLLFGVLGALICRGLAPEFYEQREDEAWKRWWGRAFVVGSIASPFLLGTFVGNWLLGTTVTEAPVTVLVGFAVVALTVVTGGAFVALKTDGQLADDARMWGLRALAAYLLSITAILLALAARPAVRPALLEPVPMALVAASVVLGGSYALTIRRERDLLAFLTAGGLTYALVALVAVLLSPTLDPATGRTATEAAISPPALGLLTLSAALLVPLVCTYFAVLYSTFSGPVEAEGY, encoded by the coding sequence ATGACTGAGCCCGTCAGCCTCCCGCTCGCTGCGCTCGCACGCTCGCTCCCAGTCGATCTACCAACACTGTGGGTCGCCATCGTCTTCGCGTTCCTCGGGACGTTCCTCTTCCTCGACGGGTTCGACTTCGGGGCCGGGGCACTGTTCGCGACGCGAGCCGACGAGGCCGAACGCGAGCGGATCCTCGCGGCGATCGGTCCCTTCTGGGACGGGAACGAAGTGTGGCTGGTCGTCTTCGGTGGCGGCCTGTTCGCGGCGTTCCCGCCGATCTATGCGACGCTGTTCAGTCGCCACTACCTGCTGCTCTTCGGCGTCCTCGGCGCGCTCATCTGTCGCGGCCTCGCACCTGAGTTCTACGAGCAACGCGAGGACGAGGCGTGGAAGCGCTGGTGGGGCCGTGCATTCGTCGTCGGCAGCATCGCCTCGCCGTTCCTGCTCGGCACGTTCGTCGGCAACTGGCTGCTCGGAACGACGGTCACCGAGGCCCCTGTGACCGTGCTCGTTGGCTTCGCCGTCGTCGCGCTGACCGTCGTCACCGGCGGTGCCTTCGTCGCACTGAAGACCGACGGACAGCTCGCGGACGATGCTCGAATGTGGGGCCTGCGTGCCCTCGCCGCGTATCTCCTTTCGATCACTGCGATTCTTCTCGCGTTGGCCGCCCGACCCGCCGTTCGTCCCGCCCTGCTTGAGCCGGTCCCGATGGCGCTCGTCGCCGCATCGGTCGTCCTCGGCGGCAGCTACGCCCTCACCATTCGACGCGAACGCGATCTCCTTGCGTTCCTCACCGCCGGCGGACTGACCTACGCGCTGGTCGCGCTCGTTGCCGTATTGCTGTCCCCAACGCTCGACCCCGCGACTGGACGTACCGCCACCGAGGCTGCGATCTCGCCGCCCGCATTGGGGCTGCTGACGCTGTCCGCGGCCCTCCTCGTTCCGCTCGTCTGCACGTACTTTGCGGTCCTCTACTCGACGTTCTCGGGACCGGTCGAGGCAGAGGGATACTGA